In Mytilus edulis chromosome 13, xbMytEdul2.2, whole genome shotgun sequence, a single window of DNA contains:
- the LOC139500202 gene encoding uncharacterized protein, with protein MSAFHASDLASNLKDLDLESDSKPLQRSLGLSWDDQPLSDQTAVEWKSWRDTLIAIETLRIPRTYVPYLSKTATKELHVFSDASEKAISAVAYLRTTDSSCEPNIGFILGKAKVAPTSGHTIPRLELSAAVLAVEITQTIVDNLDLHIDNVKFYTDSKVVLGYISNETRRFFIYVANRVEKIRKFSSPSQWNYVPTNRNPADSGTRSVPAHEIHSSEWLLGPKQLLSSEQKNSEDIYQLIDPEEDGEIRATVNVAKTFATLEQKGIGTDRFNRFSNWTSLVRAIAFLERFSRLHGSKQTAPVTSLEGFSNAENFILISAQHEVYGDEIDCIKRQEQVHKRSPIANLNPFLDERGLLRVGGRIAKSDLNLREKKPLIVPGRHHIATLLVRHYHDKIKHQGRHFTDGAIRSAGFWIVGAKRLISSIIHKCVKCRKLRGKTECQIMSDLPEDRLEPSPPFTNVGIDTSGPWTIVSRKTRGGYANSKRWAILFTCLVTRAVHIELIEEMSSSAFINAVRRFAAIRGQVKIFRSDRGTNFIGAIDDLKIDSINVEDGPFKNFLYNSGTTWIFNPPHSSHMGGAWERMIGITRRILDSMLLNAAGRSLTHDVLNTLMAEVSAIVNSRPLVPVSTDPENPLILTPAMLLTQKTDYIFTSDHLGEFDKRDLCLAEWRRVQALASVFWSRWRKEYLLLLQKRRKWTEDRRDLIEGDVILLKDKNLCRTQWPVGIIVNSFKSSDEHVRKAEVRVIVNGKVTTYTRPIVDMILLVENNPV; from the exons ATGTCTGCATTTCATGCCAGCGATTTGGCCTCAAATTTAAAGGATCTAGACTTAGAATCTGACAGCAAACCCCTACAACGTAGTCTTGGACTCAGCTGGGAC GACCAACCTCTCTCTGATCAGACAGCAGTTGAGTGGAAATCTTGGAGAGATACTCTAATTGCTATAGAAACATTGCGCATTCCACGTACCTACGTGCCGTATCTCAGCAAAACCGCCACAAAGGAGTTGCATGTCTTCTCTGATGCATCAGAAAAAGCCATATCCGCTGTCGCATATCTACGCACGACCGACAGTAGTTGTGAACCTAACATAGGTTTTATTCTTGGGAAAGCTAAAGTTGCACCAACAAGTGGTCATACTATTCCACGACTTGAACTATCTGCTGCCGTATTAGCAGTTGAGATCACACAAACCATTGTGGATAACTTAGATTTACACATAGACAACGTGAAATTCTACACAGACAGTAAAGTTGTCTTAGGTTACATCAGTAACGAGACAAGAAGGTTCTTTATCTATGTCGCCAATAGAGTAGAGAAAATCAGGAAATTTAGCTCTCCAAGTCAATGGAATTATGTACCAACTAACCGTAACCCCGCAGACTCGGGAACAAGGTCCGTACCAGCCCATGAAATTCACAGCAGTGAATGGTTATTGGGACCAAAACAACTTCTTTCCTCAGAACAGAAGAACTCTGAGGACATATACCAACTTATAGATCCAGAAGAAGATGGAGAAATACGTGCAACTGTTAATGTTGCAAAAACATTTGCCACACTTGAGCAAAAAGGTATCGGAACTGATAGATTCAACAGATTCTCCAACTGGACATCACTTGTGCGAGCGATAGCCTTTTTGGAACGTTTCTCCCGTTTACACGGGTCAAAACAGACAGCACCAGTGACTTCTCTGGAAGGCTTTTCGAATGCCGAAAATTTCATCTTAATATCTGCTCAACATGAAGTTTACGGAGATGAAATAGATTGCATTAAACGTCAGGAACAAGTTCATAAGCGGAGTCCGATAGCTAACCTTAATCCGTTTTTGGACGAACGAGGACTATTACGAGTAGGAGGCCGTATTGCTAAATCTGACTTAAACCTCCGTGAAAAGAAACCATTGATCGTCCCTGGACGTCATCATATAGCGACATTATTAGTCCGACACTACCATGACAAGATAAAACATCAAGGTCGCCATTTTACAGATGGAGCGATTCGTTCTGCAGGATTCTGGATTGTCGGAGCTAAACGCTTGATCTCTTCTATCATTCACAAATGTGTGAAATGCCGCAAACTTAGAGGAAAAACTGAGTGCCAAATCATGTCTGATTTGCCAGAGGACCGTCTTGAACCGTCACCTCCATTTACCAACGTTGGAATAGACACATCTGGACCCTGGACAATTGTTTCACGTAAAACACGTGGTGGATACGCAAACTCAAAACGTTGGGCAATTCTTTTCACATGCTTAGTGACTAGAGCTGTTCACATCGAACTTATCGAGGAAATGAGCTCTTCAGCCTTCATAAACGCCGTCAGAAGATTCGCCGCTattagaggtcaagttaaaaTTTTCCGATCCGACCGTGGAACAAACTTTATTGGCGCAATCGACGATTTAAAGATTGACTCAATCAACGTTGAAGATGGACCCTTCAAGAACTTTCTGTACAATTCTGGTACAACTTGGATCTTCAATCCGCCGCATTCGTCTCACATGGGTGGAGCCTGGGAGAGAATGATTGGTATCACCAGGAGAATTCTTGATTCTATGCTTCTAAATGCAGCCGGAAGAAGCCTTACGCATGACGTTCTCAACACACTAATGGCAGAAGTTTCAGCAATAGTGAACTCTAGACCTCTGGTACCGGTATCAACAGATCCAGAGAATCCGTTAATATTAACTCCGGCTATGTTATTGACACAGAAAACCGACTACATATTCACCTCAGATCATCTTGGAGAATTCGATAAACGAGATCTATGTCTTGCCGAATGGAGACGAGTACAGGCTCTTGCCAGTGTTTTCTGGTCCCGTTGGAGGAAAGAGTACCTGCTGTTACTACAAAAACGACGAAAATGGACCGAAGATCGCCGTGATCTCATCGAAGGAGACGTCATTCTTCTAAAGGACAAAAACCTTTGCCGTACCCAATGGCCCGTTGGAATTATAGTGAACTCATTTAAAAGTTCAGACGAACATGTCCGAAAAGCAGAAGTGCGAGTAATCGTTAACGGAAAAGTCACAACCTACACACGCCCTATCGTGGACATGATTCTTCTCGTAGAGAACAACCCTGTGtaa
- the LOC139500201 gene encoding uncharacterized protein → MSYEDKMFMKQMDNEFVRDSEGSWVAPLPFRVPRQPLPSNKPQALHRASMLDASLNRNPVKREHFLTFMSKILDNNHAELAPPLGEHEECWYLPLFGVYHPKKPDQIRGVFDSSAKCNGVSLNSVLLTGPDLTNDLLGVLLRFRKEMVAVTADVQHMFHCVVVRKDHRNYLRFLWHKDNDLQENLVEYRMRVHVFGNSPSPAVATLGLRKAAQASEHEFGSHVTSFVTRDFYVDDGLTSCPTKEEAIKLMKDTQKAVQSMET, encoded by the coding sequence ATGTCATATGAAGACAAAATGTTCATGAAACAGATGGACAATGAATTTGTAAGAGACTCGGAAGGAAGTTGGGTAGCACCGTTACCGTTCCGAGTGCCAAGACAGCCATTGCCAAGCAACAAACCACAGGCTCTTCATCGTGCTAGCATGTTAGACGCCAGTCTGAATAGGAACCCAGTAAAGCGGGAACATTTTCTTACATTTATGAGTAAAATCTTAGATAATAATCATGCAGAGCTCGCACCACCGTTGGGCGAACATGAAGAGTGCTGGTATTTACCATTGTTTGGTGTTTATCACCCGAAGAAACCCGATCAGATTAGGGGTGTGTTTGACTCTTCCGCCAAATGTAATGGAGTTTCACTCAACAGCGTCCTGCTAACAGGCCCAGACTTGACCAATGATCTCTTGGGAGTACTGCTGCGTTTCCGGAAAGAAATGGTCGCAGTAACTGCAGACGTTCAACACATGTTTCACTGCGTTGTAGTGAGAAAAGACCACCGGAATTATCTTAGATTTTTATGGCATAAAGACAACGATCTACAAGAAAACCTTGTCGAATACCGCATGAGAGTTCATGTTTTTGGAAATAGTCCGTCACCTGCCGTTGCCACGCTTGGTCTCAGAAAAGCAGCCCAGGCATCAGAACATGAGTTCGGCAGTCACGTGACTAGCTTTGTTACAAGAGACTTCTACGTCGACGACGGTCTTACGTCATGTCCTACCAAAGAGGAAGCTATTAAGCTCATGAAGGACACACAGAAAGCAGTACAAAGTATGGAAACTTAA